In Corvus cornix cornix isolate S_Up_H32 chromosome 28, ASM73873v5, whole genome shotgun sequence, one genomic interval encodes:
- the SCAMP4 gene encoding secretory carrier-associated membrane protein 4, whose amino-acid sequence MAEKVNNFPPLPKFIPLKPCFYQNFADEIPIDYQFLVKRIYHVWIFYCITLAVNLIACLAWWIGGGYGVNFGLAILWLILFSPCGYVCWFRPAYKAFRSDSSFNFMAFFFIFGAQFLLTVLQAIGFSGWGACGWLAAITFFSTSVAAAVFMLFPAIMFTMSAVAMLICLLRVHKIYRGAGGSFQKAQDEWNSGAWRNPPSREAQYSNFSGNSLPEYPTVPNYPSGNQWP is encoded by the exons ATGGCAG AAAAGGTGAATAACTTCCCACCGCTCCCCAAGTTCATCCCTTTGAAACCATGTTTCTACCAGAATTTTGCTGATGAAATTCCCATCGATTACCAGTTTCTGGTGAAGAGAATCTATCATGTGTGGATCT TTTACTGCATCACGCTGGCCGTGAACCTCATCGCCTGCCTGGCCTGGTGGATCGGGGGAGGCTACGGGGTCAACTTTGGCCTGGCCATCCTCTGGCTGATCCTCTTCAGCCCCTGTGGCTACGTCTGCTGGTTCCGACCTGCCTACAAAGCCTTTCG GTCGGACAGTTCCTTTAATTTCATGgcctttttcttcatctttggGGCGCAGTTCCTGCTCACGGTCCTGCAGGCGATCGGCTTCTCCGGATGGGGAGCGTG tGGATGGTTGGCAGCCATCACCTTCTTCAGCACCAGCgtggcagctgctgtgttcaTGCTCTTCCCTGCCATCATGTTCACAATGTCAGCGGTCGCGATGCTCATCTGCCTTTTAAGG GTACATAAAATCTACCGAGGGGCtggtggaagcttccagaaGGCTCAAGATGAGTGGAACAGCGGCGCATGGAGGAACCCTCCCAGCAGGGAGGCCCAGTACAGCAATTTTTCTGGGAACAGCCTGCCAGAGTATCCCACAGTGCCCAACTATCCCTCTGGAAACCAATGGCCTtaa